GAGCCATATACGAGGGCATCTACGAGCCGAAGCACCCAAAAGCTGACAAGGCGGGTTTCAGGACGGATGTCTCCGAGATTATCAAGGAGCTTCAGGTCCCGATAGTCCGGTATCCGGGGGGAAACTTCGTCTCCGGCTATAACTGGGAGGACGGAGTGGGTCCGGTGAAGGATCGTCCGGTAAAAAGGGATATTGCCTGGGAGACCATCGAGACAAACGAGTTTGGGACAAACGAGTTCTGCGCCTGGGCAAAGGATCTCGATATAGACGTCATGATGACCGTGAACCTGGGGACGAGGGGGGTTGACGAGGCAAGGAACTTCGTGGAGTACTGCAACTCCCCGGAAGGGACTTACTACGCCGACATGAGAAGGGAGCACGGGGTGAGCGACCCCCACGATATAAAGCTCTGGTGTGTGGGAAACGAGATGGACGGCTTCTGGCAGATCGGCCACAAGCCGGCCGATGAGTACGGAAAGCTTGCCCGGGAGACGGCGAAGGTGATGCGGCTTGTCGATCCCACAATCGAGATTGTGGTTTCCGGGAGCTCGCTCAGGGAGATGCCCACGTTTCCCCAGTGGGACGCCACCGTCCTCGACCTCGCCTACGAGCAGGTGGACTACATCTCGCTTCACACCTACTTCACGAACTTCGACGACAACCTGAAAAACTACCTTGCCCTCTCAGTGGGGATGGAGTCCTACATAAGGTCGGTCGTCGCCGTCTGCGACTACATCAAGGAAAAGCACGGCGCTCTAAAAACCATGTACCTCTCCTTTGACGAGTACAACGTCTGGTATCACTCGAGGCCCGGGATGGTGTCTCAAACGGGGGGATGGCAGGTGGCCCCCCCTATACTTGAGGATGTCTACAACTTCGAAGACGCCCTCCTTTTGGGGCTCGCCCTGATCACGCTTCTCAGAAACGCCGACAGGATAAAGGTGGCGTGCCTGTCGCAGCTGGTAAACGTAATCGCCCCGATTATGACGAGGGCCAATGGCCCCGCCTGGAGACAGACCATCTTCTACCCCTATCTCCACGCCTCACTCTACGGCCGGGGGACGGCGCTCCTCCCCTCGATCCAGTCGCCCACGTATATGACACAGTCGTTCCCCATTTTGGATGTTCCCTTTCTGGACGGTATTGGGACGATGCGGGAGGAGGCTGGGGAGCTCACGATCTTCGCCGTAAACAGGGACGCCGACTCCCCCCTCGACTTCACCTGCGAGCTTCGGGGATTTTCCGAATACAAGGTTTTGGAGCATATCGTAATGACAA
This Candidatus Zymogenus saltonus DNA region includes the following protein-coding sequences:
- a CDS encoding alpha-N-arabinofuranosidase; the protein is MANAKNARMVLDKDFVVGKIDERIFGSFLEHLGRAIYEGIYEPKHPKADKAGFRTDVSEIIKELQVPIVRYPGGNFVSGYNWEDGVGPVKDRPVKRDIAWETIETNEFGTNEFCAWAKDLDIDVMMTVNLGTRGVDEARNFVEYCNSPEGTYYADMRREHGVSDPHDIKLWCVGNEMDGFWQIGHKPADEYGKLARETAKVMRLVDPTIEIVVSGSSLREMPTFPQWDATVLDLAYEQVDYISLHTYFTNFDDNLKNYLALSVGMESYIRSVVAVCDYIKEKHGALKTMYLSFDEYNVWYHSRPGMVSQTGGWQVAPPILEDVYNFEDALLLGLALITLLRNADRIKVACLSQLVNVIAPIMTRANGPAWRQTIFYPYLHASLYGRGTALLPSIQSPTYMTQSFPILDVPFLDGIGTMREEAGELTIFAVNRDADSPLDFTCELRGFSEYKVLEHIVMTNDNPKATNTEENPDNVIPSKDGDASIDGGMVKALLPALSWNVIRLKR